One segment of Sesamum indicum cultivar Zhongzhi No. 13 linkage group LG4, S_indicum_v1.0, whole genome shotgun sequence DNA contains the following:
- the LOC105160054 gene encoding pentatricopeptide repeat-containing protein At3g14730: protein MNKRMFLATQLRKTHVQFSRKLSSKPTEDLNLQTCIALLQSCAQNQELGKGRKIHSRMLVSGHLGSPPSATSLINMYSKCNSISDAVSVFRLSSNVHNVFVYNSLIAGLTVNGLPNEAFEFYCKMRLFGVAPDKFTFPCVIKACSNIVDLKNTHGLLFKLGLDSDLFIGSALLHSYLEFELMGDALEVFEGLPSKDDVVLWNAMINGYVQIGGFDKALVIFRRMADNGLIPNRFTVTGVLSALALAGEIHDGMLVHAFAIKMGYDTGVAVLNALIDMYGKCRQLADALVVFENMIDKDMYSWNSIISVHEQCGDHDRTLGLLKVMVSSGFQPDLVTVTAALPACSSLAALMLGREIHGYMIINGLDKAGNTYTDNAIMDMYTKCGSMREARLVFEKMKIKDVASWNIMVMGYGMHGFGKESVDLFSCMCESGLKPDEVSFVGVLAACSHAGLVSQGRELLAEMQPLYGVTPAIEHYACVIDLLGRAGKLEEAFELISNMSIEPNQVVWRALLAACRLHENADLAEIAAQRVLELEPEHCGNYVLMSNIYGAAGRYEQVAELRHTMRQQDVKKSPGCSWIELSDGMHAFLNGDRSHPEEHFLYDGLDSLTACLRERGYMVDAMESCF from the coding sequence ATGAATAAAAGAATGTTCTTGGCTACACAGCTACGCAAAACCCATGTCCAGTTCTCCCGCAAATTATCTTCCAAGCCAACTGAAGATCTTAATCTCCAAACTTGCATCGCTTTACTTCAGTCATGCGCGCAAAATCAAGAACTAGGGAAAGGCCGAAAAATCCACTCGCGGATGCTCGTTAGTGGTCATCTTGGTTCTCCTCCTTCCGCTACTAGCCTTATCAATATGTACTCCAAGTGCAACTCCATTTCTGATGCTGTATCTGTTTTTCGTTTGTCAAGCAATGTTCACAATGTGTTTGTTTATAATTCTCTTATAGCTGGTTTAACCGTTAATGGCTTGCCAAATGAAGCTTTTGAGTTCTACTGTAAAATGCGGTTGTTTGGTGTAGCTCCTGATAAGTTTACTTTCCCATGTGTGATTAAGGCTTGTTCGAATATTGTGGATTTGAAAAACACTCATGGGTTGTTGTTTAAACTTGGGCTCGATTCTGATTTGTTTATAGGTAGTGCATTGTTGCATTCTTACTTAGAGTTTGAGTTGATGGGTGATGCCCTAGAAGTGTTTGAGGGATTGCCTTCGAAAGATGATGTTGTGCTTTGGAATGCTATGATTAATGGATATGTTCAGATTGGTGGGTTTGATAAAGCCTTAGTCATTTTTAGGAGGATGGCTGACAATGGGCTCATTCCTAACAGGTTCACTGTTACTGGGGTATTATCAGCTTTAGCATTGGCTGGAGAGATTCACGATGGCATGCTAGTTCATGCTTTTGCAATAAAAATGGGTTATGACACAGGGGTTGCAGTTTTGAATGCACTAATTGATATGTATGGCAAATGTCGGCAACTTGCAGATGCATTAGTGGTTTTTGAGAACATGATAGATAAGGACATGTATTCATGGAACTCAATTATAAGTGTTCACGAACAATGCGGTGATCATGACAGAACACTGGGACTTTTGAAGGTGATGGTAAGTTCTGGGTTTCAGCCTGATTTAGTGACTGTTACTGCCGCACTTCCTGCTTGCTCATCTTTGGCAGCATTGATGCTTGGTAGAGAGATTCATGGCTATATGATCATCAATGGGTTGGACAAGGCAGGTAATACATACACTGATAATGCAATTATGGATATGTATACCAAATGTGGGAGCATGAGGGAGGCCCGTTTGGTTtttgaaaagatgaaaattaagGATGTTGCATCATGGAACATTATGGTAATGGGATATGGTATGCATGGGTTTGGCAAAGAGTCAGTGGATCTATTTTCTTGCATGTGCGAGAGTGGATTAAAGCCTGATGAGGTTTCCTTTGTTGGAGTATTAGCAGCCTGCAGCCATGCAGGCTTGGTAAGCCAAGGGCGAGAACTTCTTGCAGAAATGCAGCCACTATATGGTGTTACTCCAGCTATTGAACATTATGCATGTGTGATCGACTTGCTTGGTCGAGCTGGAAAACTTGAGGAAGCCTTTGAGTTGATTTCAAATATGTCAATCGAGCCTAATCAAGTTGTCTGGAGGGCGCTCTTGGCTGCATGTCGACTCCATGAGAATGCTGACCTGGCTGAGATTGCTGCACAGCGGGTGCTTGAGCTTGAACCAGAGCATTGTGGAAATTATGTTTTGATGTCTAATATTTATGGAGCAGCTGGAAGATATGAGCAGGTGGCAGAGTTGAGACATACGATGAGGCAACAAGATGTAAAGAAGTCACCTGGTTGCAGCTGGATTGAACTTAGTGATGGTATGCATGCGTTTCTTAATGGTGATCGCAGTCATCCTGAAGAACATTTCCTCTATGATGGCTTAGATTCACTAACCGCATGTTTACGGGAGCGTGGATATATGGTAGATGCCATGGAGAGTTgtttctaa